Proteins co-encoded in one Cytobacillus sp. NJ13 genomic window:
- a CDS encoding NFACT RNA binding domain-containing protein, producing the protein MSFDGLFTRAMTKELIDTLKGGRINKIQQPYKNEIILVVRANGKNHRLLLSAHPSYARVQLTNEAHENPSEPPMFCMLLRKHLEGYILEDVHQIGLDRIIVFEIKGRNEIGDTSYKQLIVEIMGRHSNITLVDKSRNIILDSVKHVSYAVNSHRAILPGQEYILPPSQDKMNPFEAGKEDLLRKIDFNSGKVDKQLVGSFAGISPLFAKEVIHQAGLINRTTVPNSFQHLIGSLKDHSIRPAITAGEQKESFYLLPLQHIKGESRDFNSLSEMLDRFYFGKAERDRVKQQSNDLERFIVNEKEKNEKKIEKLKRTLHEAENADKHQLYGELITANIYAIQKGMKEAEVINYYDENGGAVIIPLDPQKTPSENAQKYFTRYQKAKNAVIAVKEQIKKAEEEASYFDSLLQQVETASTRDIAEIREELVEGGYIRERQKRGSKKQQNLKPVLDSYTASDGTEILVGKNNKQNDYLTNKLAARDEIWLHTKDIPGSHVVIRSKEPAENTILEAASLAAYFSKARNSSSVPVDFTQVRHVKKPSGAKPGFVIYDHQQTVYVTPDEETVLSLKQ; encoded by the coding sequence ATGTCATTTGATGGTTTGTTTACAAGAGCTATGACGAAAGAGCTTATAGATACTTTAAAGGGCGGCAGAATCAATAAGATTCAGCAGCCTTATAAGAATGAAATTATTTTAGTTGTGCGGGCAAATGGGAAGAATCACAGGCTTTTGCTATCAGCACATCCCAGCTATGCGAGAGTCCAGCTTACCAATGAAGCACACGAAAACCCATCAGAGCCGCCAATGTTCTGCATGCTTTTAAGAAAGCATCTGGAAGGCTATATACTTGAAGATGTGCATCAAATCGGGCTTGACCGTATAATCGTGTTTGAAATTAAAGGCAGGAATGAGATTGGTGATACATCCTATAAACAGCTGATTGTTGAGATAATGGGCAGACACAGCAATATTACACTGGTGGATAAATCCCGCAATATTATTCTCGACAGCGTCAAACATGTATCTTATGCAGTTAATAGCCATCGTGCGATTTTGCCAGGACAGGAGTACATTCTCCCTCCGTCCCAGGATAAAATGAATCCTTTCGAGGCAGGCAAAGAAGATTTACTTCGTAAGATCGACTTTAACAGCGGGAAAGTGGATAAACAGCTTGTAGGGAGCTTCGCTGGAATTTCACCGCTTTTTGCAAAAGAAGTAATACACCAGGCTGGTCTTATAAACAGGACAACTGTTCCAAATAGCTTCCAGCACTTAATAGGCTCCCTAAAGGATCATTCCATAAGGCCGGCCATTACAGCAGGCGAACAAAAAGAAAGCTTTTATTTATTGCCTCTCCAGCATATAAAAGGGGAAAGCAGGGATTTTAATTCCTTGAGCGAAATGCTGGACCGCTTTTATTTTGGAAAAGCGGAAAGAGACCGGGTCAAACAGCAATCCAATGACCTTGAACGTTTTATAGTAAATGAGAAAGAAAAGAATGAGAAAAAAATTGAGAAGCTGAAAAGAACCCTGCATGAAGCAGAAAATGCCGATAAACATCAATTGTATGGAGAATTGATCACAGCAAATATTTATGCGATTCAAAAGGGGATGAAGGAAGCTGAAGTCATCAATTATTACGATGAAAATGGCGGAGCGGTTATCATTCCGCTGGATCCACAAAAGACTCCTTCAGAGAATGCACAAAAATATTTTACAAGATACCAAAAAGCAAAAAATGCTGTAATTGCCGTAAAAGAGCAAATTAAAAAAGCAGAAGAGGAAGCGTCATACTTCGATTCTCTTCTGCAGCAAGTAGAAACTGCATCAACAAGAGACATTGCTGAAATAAGAGAGGAGCTTGTTGAAGGCGGTTATATTAGAGAAAGGCAAAAACGGGGCAGCAAGAAACAGCAGAACCTTAAGCCTGTTCTTGACAGCTATACCGCCTCAGACGGAACGGAAATATTGGTTGGAAAAAACAATAAGCAGAATGATTATTTAACGAACAAATTGGCCGCAAGGGATGAGATATGGCTGCATACAAAGGATATCCCAGGTTCACATGTGGTTATCCGAAGCAAGGAACCAGCAGAAAATACAATTCTTGAAGCTGCATCCCTAGCAGCATACTTCAGCAAAGCCCGTAATTCCAGTTCTGTACCTGTTGACTTCACCCAAGTCCGTCATGTGAAGAAACCAAGTGGAGCGAAACCTGGATTTGTCATATATGACCATCAGCAGACAGTTTACGTTACGCCAGATGAAGAAACTGTTCTGTCATTAAAACAATGA
- the pyrE gene encoding orotate phosphoribosyltransferase, whose protein sequence is MKRKIAEKLLDIKAVALNPNDPFTWSSGLRAPIYCDNRLTLSYPEVRKEIAAGLQAIILDKFPDAELIAGTATAGIPHAAWVSDIMELPMCYVRSKAKDHGKGKQIEGKAVKGQKVVVVEDLISTGGSAITAVKALREAGCEVLGVAAIFTYQLEKGNEMLAEEKIEAYTLTDIEALTEVAVENGYIQEKDMKKLIEWQKDPAEWGKVTQ, encoded by the coding sequence ATGAAGCGTAAAATAGCAGAAAAATTATTAGATATAAAAGCAGTTGCATTAAACCCAAACGATCCATTTACATGGTCTTCAGGATTGCGAGCTCCAATCTATTGCGATAACCGTCTGACATTGTCTTATCCTGAAGTTAGAAAAGAAATTGCTGCTGGCCTTCAGGCAATCATTCTGGATAAATTTCCTGACGCAGAACTAATTGCAGGTACAGCAACAGCGGGCATTCCGCATGCTGCCTGGGTAAGTGACATTATGGAACTGCCAATGTGCTATGTCCGCTCCAAGGCTAAAGACCATGGGAAAGGCAAGCAAATTGAAGGAAAAGCTGTCAAAGGCCAGAAGGTTGTTGTTGTTGAAGACCTAATTTCGACAGGAGGAAGTGCCATTACTGCTGTCAAGGCTTTAAGAGAAGCAGGCTGTGAAGTGCTGGGTGTTGCGGCTATCTTTACATACCAGCTGGAAAAAGGAAATGAAATGCTGGCCGAAGAGAAAATCGAAGCATATACTTTGACCGATATTGAAGCTCTGACAGAAGTAGCCGTTGAAAATGGCTATATCCAGGAAAAGGATATGAAGAAGCTGATTGAATGGCAAAAAGATCCTGCTGAGTGGGGAAAAGTAACACAATAA
- the pyrF gene encoding orotidine-5'-phosphate decarboxylase gives MKKPLIIALDFPGKMEVNHFLKNFENEKLFLKIGMELFYQEGPAIVHDLKEQGHEIFLDLKLHDIPNTVKSAMKRLAGLGCDMVNVHAAGGKAMMEAAREGLEAGSSGKRPSCIAVTQLTSTSEQQMKSEQLIPASLNESVLHYANLAKAAGLDGVVCSSFEAREISSRIGSSFLTVTPGIRLSSDDSGDQKRVATPEFARNEGASAIVVGRSITRAENPFEKYIQCKQSWEGILNEA, from the coding sequence ATGAAAAAGCCGCTCATTATTGCTCTTGATTTTCCAGGGAAAATGGAAGTTAATCATTTTCTGAAGAATTTTGAAAATGAAAAATTATTTCTAAAGATCGGCATGGAGTTGTTTTACCAGGAGGGTCCTGCCATTGTTCACGATTTAAAAGAACAAGGGCATGAGATCTTCCTTGATCTCAAGCTTCATGATATTCCTAATACCGTTAAAAGTGCCATGAAGAGACTTGCCGGGCTGGGCTGCGATATGGTTAATGTCCATGCTGCAGGAGGAAAAGCCATGATGGAAGCAGCACGTGAAGGACTTGAAGCCGGAAGTTCAGGGAAAAGGCCATCTTGTATTGCTGTGACGCAGCTGACTAGCACATCCGAACAGCAAATGAAATCGGAGCAATTAATTCCTGCTTCATTAAACGAATCTGTTCTTCATTATGCCAATCTTGCCAAAGCAGCAGGACTTGATGGTGTAGTATGTTCAAGTTTTGAGGCAAGGGAGATAAGTTCGCGAATAGGATCTTCCTTTTTAACTGTAACACCGGGAATACGCCTGTCATCTGACGACTCCGGAGATCAGAAAAGAGTTGCCACACCTGAATTCGCCAGAAACGAAGGGGCTTCCGCAATTGTAGTAGGCCGATCGATTACCAGAGCAGAAAATCCATTTGAAAAGTATATTCAATGCAAGCAATCTTGGGAGGGCATTCTAAATGAAGCGTAA
- a CDS encoding dihydroorotate dehydrogenase, with the protein MNSLNVSLPGLELKNPIMPASGCFGFGREFSQLYDLSQLGAIMIKATTFEPRFGNPTPRVAETSAGMLNAIGLQNPGLEKVVNEELVWLEQFDVPIIANVAGSQEEDYVAVAKKISASPNVHALELNISCPNVKTGGIAFGTIPEIAKNLTKKVKEVSAVPVYVKLSPNVTNIVEMAKAVEDGGADGLTMINTLVGMRIDLKTGNPILANRTGGLSGPAIKPVALRMIYEVSQHVSLPIIGMGGIESAEDVIEYFYAGASAVAVGTANFVDPFVCPKIIDRLPELIEKLGYEHISECIGRSWKKHEKAAHYCS; encoded by the coding sequence ATGAACTCATTAAATGTCAGTCTGCCTGGACTGGAATTAAAAAATCCAATCATGCCTGCATCAGGATGCTTTGGCTTCGGCAGAGAATTCAGCCAGCTGTATGATTTGAGCCAATTGGGTGCGATCATGATCAAGGCGACAACCTTTGAGCCCCGTTTTGGAAATCCAACACCAAGAGTGGCTGAAACCTCTGCAGGGATGCTGAATGCAATTGGGCTGCAGAATCCCGGCCTGGAAAAAGTGGTGAATGAAGAACTGGTCTGGCTTGAACAATTTGATGTACCGATCATTGCCAATGTAGCCGGTTCGCAGGAAGAGGATTATGTTGCGGTTGCAAAAAAAATTTCGGCAAGCCCGAATGTACATGCGCTTGAACTAAACATCTCCTGTCCGAATGTAAAAACAGGCGGAATTGCCTTTGGGACTATACCGGAAATTGCTAAAAACCTAACGAAAAAAGTAAAAGAGGTTTCAGCGGTTCCTGTCTATGTGAAGCTTTCACCAAATGTCACAAATATTGTAGAAATGGCGAAAGCAGTAGAAGATGGCGGAGCTGACGGTTTAACGATGATCAACACGCTTGTTGGCATGAGAATCGATCTAAAAACAGGCAATCCGATTTTGGCAAATAGAACAGGTGGACTTTCAGGGCCAGCCATTAAGCCTGTCGCGCTTAGGATGATTTATGAAGTGAGCCAGCATGTGTCCCTTCCGATCATCGGAATGGGCGGCATTGAATCGGCAGAGGATGTCATCGAATACTTTTATGCAGGTGCAAGTGCAGTAGCTGTTGGAACAGCTAACTTTGTAGATCCTTTTGTGTGTCCGAAAATTATCGATAGGCTGCCCGAACTTATTGAAAAGCTGGGATATGAACATATTTCAGAATGTATTGGAAGGAGCTGGAAGAAACATGAAAAAGCCGCTCATTATTGCTCTTGA
- a CDS encoding dihydroorotate dehydrogenase electron transfer subunit, with product MRQEQCTVISQNKLAENIYELTLQGELVHEMKEPGQFVHLKISGGFDPMLRRPISIAEILPDESQFKMIYRAEGRGTIMLSEKKPGDYADVLGPLGNGFPISEAGRGDTALLVGGGIGVPPLYELSKQLVSQGVNVIHVLGFQSASAVFYEEKFAQLGGTYLATADGSAGTKGFVTDVINRFNINFDVLYSCGPTPMLKALENQYSHKNVYLSLEERMGCGIGACFACVCHTGDDPDGYSYKKVCSDGPVFKAGEVVL from the coding sequence ATCAGACAGGAACAATGCACTGTAATATCGCAAAATAAACTTGCCGAAAACATTTACGAGCTCACCCTTCAAGGTGAGCTTGTTCATGAAATGAAAGAGCCCGGGCAATTTGTGCATTTGAAAATTTCCGGGGGTTTTGATCCGATGCTAAGAAGGCCGATCAGCATTGCTGAGATTTTACCTGATGAAAGCCAGTTTAAGATGATATACCGTGCCGAAGGCAGGGGAACGATCATGCTTTCAGAAAAAAAACCTGGCGATTACGCAGATGTATTGGGGCCGCTGGGAAATGGGTTTCCTATCAGTGAAGCTGGCCGGGGGGATACAGCACTACTTGTGGGAGGCGGAATCGGAGTACCCCCTCTATATGAGTTGTCCAAACAGCTTGTAAGCCAAGGTGTTAATGTGATCCATGTCCTTGGCTTTCAGTCAGCAAGTGCCGTTTTCTATGAAGAAAAGTTTGCTCAGCTGGGCGGGACCTATCTGGCTACAGCTGATGGAAGCGCAGGAACGAAAGGCTTTGTTACAGATGTTATTAATAGATTTAATATTAATTTCGATGTTTTATATTCCTGCGGCCCGACGCCGATGCTGAAGGCGCTTGAAAATCAATACTCTCATAAAAACGTATACCTGTCATTGGAAGAACGGATGGGCTGCGGCATCGGGGCGTGCTTTGCATGCGTCTGCCATACAGGGGATGACCCTGATGGGTACAGTTATAAAAAAGTCTGCAGTGACGGACCGGTCTTTAAAGCAGGGGAGGTAGTTCTATGA
- the carB gene encoding carbamoyl-phosphate synthase large subunit, with translation MPKRTDIKSILVIGSGPIVIGQAAEFDYAGTQACLALKEEGYRVILVNSNPATIMTDTEIADAVYIEPLTLEFVSRIIRKERPDALVPTLGGQTGLNLAVELAESGVLEECGVEILGTKLSAIQKAEDRDLFRNLMNELGEPVPDSEIIHNLEEAYEFVNRIGYPVIVRPAFTLGGTGGGICHDEEDLIEIVTSGLKNSPVTQCLLEKSIAGFKEIEYEVMRDSNDNAIVVCNMENFDPVGVHTGDSIVVAPSQTLSDREYQLLRNTSLKIIRALEIEGGCNVQLALDPDSFNYYIIEVNPRVSRSSALASKATGYPIAKLAAKIAVGLTLDEMMNPVTGKTYACFEPALDYIVSKIPRWPFDKFESANRSLGTQMKATGEVMAIGRTFEESLLKAVRSLEANIYHLELKDADQISDELIEKRIRKAGDERLFYIGEAIRRGVTIETIHEWSRIDLFFLHKIKKIVDFESVLSENPFDPETGKAAKEMGFADLVIARHWDSSEMAVYSWRKEHEIVPVYKMVDTCAAEFESETPYFYGTYEDENESDVTGRKSVVVLGSGPIRIGQGVEFDYSTVHAVWAIKEAGYEAIIINNNPETVSTDFSISDKLYFEPLTIEDVMHIIDLEKPEGVVVQFGGQTAINLAADLVERGVKILGTSLENLDRAEDRDKFEHALAELGIPMPKGKTALSVEQAVAIAGEIGYPVVVRPSYVLGGRAMEIVYKEEELLHYMENAVKVNPEHPVLIDRYLTGKEIEVDAISDGENVLIPGIMEHIERAGVHSGDSIAVYPPQNISEAIKDKLVEYTEKMAKGLGIIGLLNIQYVVAKGEVYVLEVNPRSSRTVPFLSKITNVPMAKIATKVIMGQTLAQQGCGSGLLPERKGVFVKVPVFSFAKLRRVDITLGPEMKSTGEVMGKDSTLEKALYKGLVASGMKIQPFGTVLMTVSDKDKEEALQLAKRFVSIGYRLMATSGTALFLKTAGIPVKVTGKIGSEGPNLLDVIRNGEAQFVINTLTKGKQPARDGFRIRRESVENGVPCLTSLDTAEAILQVIESMNFSADAMDKPEQVREAVLS, from the coding sequence ATGCCAAAGCGTACAGATATAAAAAGCATTTTAGTAATCGGATCAGGACCAATTGTCATCGGACAGGCAGCAGAGTTTGATTATGCTGGAACACAGGCCTGCCTTGCATTGAAAGAGGAAGGTTATCGCGTCATTCTTGTAAACTCAAATCCTGCTACCATCATGACAGATACTGAAATTGCTGACGCAGTCTATATAGAGCCGCTTACGCTGGAATTCGTCAGCCGCATCATCCGAAAAGAACGCCCTGATGCCCTTGTTCCTACACTTGGGGGACAGACAGGATTAAATCTTGCAGTAGAACTTGCTGAATCAGGTGTTTTAGAAGAATGTGGAGTAGAAATCCTCGGTACAAAACTATCTGCAATTCAAAAAGCGGAAGACCGGGATCTATTCAGAAATCTGATGAATGAACTTGGCGAGCCTGTGCCAGACAGTGAAATTATCCATAACCTGGAGGAAGCATATGAGTTTGTAAATAGAATCGGCTATCCGGTCATTGTGCGGCCAGCCTTCACACTGGGCGGTACTGGCGGGGGAATCTGCCACGATGAAGAGGACCTAATCGAAATTGTGACAAGCGGCTTGAAGAATAGCCCTGTAACACAGTGTCTTCTTGAAAAGAGCATTGCGGGCTTCAAAGAAATTGAGTATGAAGTGATGCGAGACTCTAATGACAATGCGATTGTTGTCTGCAATATGGAAAACTTCGATCCTGTAGGTGTCCACACAGGTGATTCCATTGTTGTAGCTCCAAGCCAAACTTTGAGTGATCGTGAGTATCAGCTGCTAAGAAACACTTCATTAAAAATTATCCGCGCCCTCGAGATTGAAGGAGGATGCAATGTCCAGCTGGCGCTTGATCCAGATAGCTTTAATTATTACATCATCGAAGTTAACCCGCGTGTCAGCCGTTCATCAGCTCTTGCATCAAAGGCAACAGGTTATCCGATTGCTAAGCTGGCAGCCAAGATAGCGGTGGGGCTGACACTCGATGAAATGATGAATCCTGTCACAGGAAAAACATACGCCTGCTTTGAACCGGCATTGGATTATATTGTCTCAAAAATCCCGCGCTGGCCGTTTGATAAATTCGAATCGGCGAACCGTTCACTTGGAACTCAAATGAAGGCTACAGGTGAAGTAATGGCGATAGGGCGCACATTTGAAGAATCTCTTCTGAAAGCAGTCCGTTCACTTGAAGCAAACATTTATCATCTTGAGCTGAAGGACGCTGACCAAATTTCTGATGAATTGATCGAAAAGCGGATTCGAAAAGCAGGCGATGAACGTTTGTTTTATATCGGAGAGGCCATCAGAAGGGGAGTCACCATCGAGACGATCCATGAATGGAGCAGAATTGATCTATTCTTCCTTCATAAGATTAAGAAAATCGTAGATTTTGAGAGTGTATTATCAGAAAATCCATTTGACCCTGAAACAGGGAAAGCTGCAAAGGAAATGGGATTTGCCGATCTGGTAATTGCGAGGCACTGGGATTCAAGTGAAATGGCAGTATACAGCTGGAGAAAAGAACATGAGATTGTACCGGTTTATAAAATGGTGGATACATGTGCAGCAGAATTTGAATCTGAAACACCGTATTTCTATGGAACATACGAAGATGAGAACGAATCGGATGTAACTGGCCGTAAAAGTGTTGTTGTTCTGGGCTCAGGTCCAATCCGGATTGGCCAGGGAGTGGAGTTTGACTACTCAACTGTCCACGCAGTATGGGCAATCAAGGAAGCCGGTTATGAAGCAATCATCATAAATAATAATCCGGAAACTGTTTCTACGGACTTTAGCATCTCCGATAAGCTTTACTTTGAGCCGCTTACGATTGAAGATGTTATGCACATCATTGACCTTGAGAAACCAGAAGGTGTAGTTGTTCAATTTGGCGGACAAACGGCTATTAACCTTGCTGCGGATCTGGTCGAGAGAGGCGTAAAAATTCTCGGAACTTCACTTGAAAACTTAGACCGGGCAGAAGACCGGGATAAATTTGAGCATGCCCTTGCAGAGCTGGGCATCCCAATGCCAAAAGGAAAGACTGCCCTATCTGTGGAGCAGGCAGTAGCCATTGCCGGTGAAATCGGTTATCCCGTGGTTGTCCGTCCATCATATGTACTTGGCGGAAGAGCCATGGAGATAGTTTATAAAGAAGAAGAGCTTCTACACTATATGGAAAACGCTGTAAAAGTGAATCCAGAGCACCCGGTATTAATCGACCGGTATCTGACTGGGAAGGAGATTGAAGTGGACGCCATTTCGGATGGAGAAAATGTGCTCATCCCAGGCATTATGGAGCATATTGAAAGAGCTGGAGTACACTCAGGAGATTCCATTGCAGTCTATCCTCCGCAAAACATTTCAGAGGCAATCAAAGACAAGCTTGTTGAGTATACCGAGAAGATGGCTAAGGGACTTGGCATTATTGGACTCCTGAATATCCAGTATGTAGTGGCAAAAGGGGAAGTATATGTCCTTGAAGTGAACCCGCGTTCAAGCCGGACCGTTCCTTTCTTGAGCAAGATTACAAATGTGCCAATGGCCAAAATCGCCACGAAGGTTATCATGGGCCAAACTTTGGCTCAGCAGGGCTGCGGATCCGGCCTTCTACCTGAGAGAAAAGGTGTGTTTGTAAAAGTACCAGTGTTCTCATTTGCGAAATTAAGAAGAGTAGACATCACTTTAGGGCCAGAAATGAAGTCAACTGGAGAAGTTATGGGAAAAGATTCAACGCTTGAAAAAGCCCTTTATAAAGGCCTTGTTGCTTCCGGCATGAAAATCCAGCCGTTTGGAACGGTACTAATGACTGTCTCAGACAAGGATAAGGAAGAAGCTCTGCAGCTGGCAAAGAGATTTGTATCCATCGGCTACAGGCTAATGGCAACAAGCGGAACAGCATTATTCCTTAAAACTGCCGGCATTCCTGTAAAAGTGACTGGAAAGATCGGGTCAGAAGGGCCAAACCTTCTGGATGTCATTAGAAATGGCGAAGCGCAATTTGTAATAAATACTTTAACAAAAGGAAAACAGCCTGCCAGAGATGGCTTCCGCATTCGCCGTGAATCGGTGGAAAATGGCGTGCCATGCCTTACTTCTCTAGATACGGCAGAAGCAATCCTTCAAGTAATCGAATCAATGAATTTCTCAGCAGATGCGATGGATAAACCAGAACAAGTCCGGGAGGCGGTTTTATCTTGA
- a CDS encoding carbamoyl phosphate synthase small subunit, whose amino-acid sequence MKKQLILEDGTIFIGKGFGSDTNSIGEVVFNTGMTGYQEILSDPSYCGQIVTLTYPLIGNYGINRDDFESISPAISGFIVKEANEFPSNWRNEQSIDEYFKMKNIPGIAGIDTRKLTRIIRQHGTLKGAICSISESPELIIEKLRATKLRNDQVKQVSTKTAYPSPGRGRRVVLVDFGMKHGILRELNKRDCDVIVVPYNTTAEEILSMSPDGVMLSNGPGDPKDVPEAITMIKGLLGNVPIFGICLGHQLFALACGANTEKMKFGHRGSNHPVKDLQTGKVALTSQNHGYSVEENSISGTSLEVTHIALNDGTIEGLKHKEVPAFTVQYHPEASPGPEDANGLFEQFLQMIESHKEEGAAACQSVQI is encoded by the coding sequence ATGAAAAAACAGCTGATTCTGGAAGACGGAACAATTTTTATTGGAAAAGGATTTGGAAGCGATACGAATTCGATTGGAGAGGTAGTATTCAATACAGGAATGACGGGTTATCAGGAAATCCTCTCTGACCCTTCCTACTGCGGACAAATTGTAACATTGACATACCCTTTAATCGGAAATTATGGAATTAATCGAGATGATTTTGAATCAATCTCCCCTGCGATCTCTGGGTTCATTGTTAAAGAAGCAAACGAGTTTCCTTCAAACTGGAGAAATGAACAATCAATTGATGAATACTTTAAGATGAAAAACATCCCCGGAATTGCTGGGATTGATACTAGAAAATTAACAAGAATTATAAGGCAGCATGGTACGCTGAAAGGTGCTATTTGCAGCATAAGTGAAAGCCCGGAATTAATCATTGAAAAACTGCGTGCAACAAAGCTTCGGAACGATCAGGTTAAGCAAGTTTCCACTAAGACAGCTTATCCAAGCCCCGGCCGCGGCAGAAGGGTAGTCCTTGTGGATTTCGGCATGAAACACGGTATCTTAAGAGAATTGAACAAACGGGATTGTGATGTGATTGTTGTACCTTATAATACAACAGCTGAAGAAATACTCAGCATGAGCCCGGATGGTGTTATGCTTTCAAATGGGCCTGGAGACCCGAAGGATGTTCCAGAAGCTATCACAATGATTAAAGGTCTATTAGGAAACGTGCCAATTTTTGGGATTTGCCTGGGACATCAGCTTTTTGCCCTTGCATGCGGTGCCAATACAGAAAAAATGAAATTCGGCCATCGCGGTTCAAACCATCCGGTAAAAGATCTGCAAACCGGAAAAGTAGCTTTAACATCTCAAAACCATGGATATTCAGTGGAAGAAAACTCAATCTCGGGTACTTCTCTGGAAGTAACACATATCGCATTAAACGATGGAACGATTGAAGGCTTAAAACATAAAGAAGTCCCGGCGTTCACTGTGCAATATCACCCTGAGGCTTCACCGGGACCAGAGGATGCAAATGGATTATTTGAACAATTCCTGCAAATGATTGAATCACATAAAGAGGAAGGTGCTGCAGCATGCCAAAGCGTACAGATATAA
- a CDS encoding dihydroorotase yields MSTLIKNGQLLTKEGNFEKTDIYIESGKIAGIGEGYETKAQEVIDADGLLIAPGFIDLHVHLREPGGEKKETIETGTKAAAKGGFTTVAAMPNTRPVPDTKEQLEKLNSRIEETASVKVLPYASITIRELGQELTDFKALKEAGAFAFTDDGVGVQSAAMMLQAMKNAAEIDMPIVAHCEENTLINKGSVHDGVFAKENGLNGIPSVCESVQIARDVLLAEAAGCHYHVCHISTKESVRVVRDAKRAGINVTAEVTPHHLLLSEEDIPGLDANFKMNPPLRGADDRAALIEGLLDGTIDFIATDHAPHTAAEKEEGMELAPFGIVGLETAFPLLYTHFVEKGIFTLKQLIDFLTIKPAEAFGLQSGRVEAGNIADLVLLDLNRQEKIDPAQFLSKGKNTPFTGWDCKGWPVMTIAGGKIVWNRGSVRA; encoded by the coding sequence ATGTCAACATTAATCAAAAATGGCCAGTTGCTTACTAAGGAAGGGAACTTTGAAAAAACCGACATTTACATAGAGTCAGGAAAAATCGCCGGGATAGGTGAAGGTTACGAGACAAAGGCACAGGAAGTGATTGATGCAGATGGCCTATTGATTGCACCAGGCTTTATAGATCTGCATGTACACTTGCGGGAGCCTGGCGGTGAAAAGAAAGAGACTATTGAAACTGGTACAAAGGCAGCAGCAAAAGGCGGTTTCACAACGGTTGCGGCGATGCCGAATACCCGGCCTGTACCTGATACGAAAGAACAGCTTGAAAAATTGAACAGCCGTATTGAAGAGACTGCGTCGGTAAAGGTTCTGCCGTATGCATCAATTACAATCCGTGAGCTTGGCCAAGAATTAACAGATTTTAAAGCACTAAAAGAAGCTGGAGCGTTTGCTTTTACAGATGATGGAGTTGGAGTGCAATCAGCAGCCATGATGCTGCAGGCAATGAAGAATGCCGCAGAGATTGATATGCCGATTGTTGCGCACTGCGAAGAAAATACCCTCATTAACAAAGGTTCCGTACATGATGGAGTTTTTGCTAAAGAGAATGGTTTGAATGGTATTCCTTCCGTCTGTGAATCAGTGCAAATCGCAAGGGATGTACTCCTTGCCGAAGCTGCTGGCTGCCACTATCATGTCTGCCACATCAGCACTAAAGAGTCCGTTAGGGTGGTAAGAGATGCAAAGCGCGCAGGCATCAACGTAACGGCCGAAGTTACACCTCATCACCTCCTTCTAAGTGAGGAGGATATCCCAGGTCTGGATGCAAACTTTAAAATGAATCCTCCACTAAGAGGTGCAGATGACAGAGCTGCCTTAATCGAAGGATTGCTGGACGGCACGATTGATTTTATCGCGACCGATCATGCCCCTCATACAGCAGCAGAAAAAGAAGAGGGGATGGAGCTTGCACCGTTTGGAATTGTTGGACTAGAAACAGCTTTTCCTCTCCTTTACACACACTTCGTCGAGAAGGGGATATTCACGCTAAAACAGCTGATTGATTTTTTAACAATCAAGCCAGCAGAGGCATTCGGCTTACAATCAGGAAGAGTGGAAGCAGGTAATATCGCAGATCTTGTCCTGCTTGATCTAAACCGCCAGGAAAAAATTGACCCTGCCCAGTTCTTATCAAAAGGGAAAAACACCCCATTTACTGGCTGGGATTGTAAAGGGTGGCCAGTTATGACAATAGCAGGCGGAAAAATTGTTTGGAACAGAGGGAGTGTAAGAGCATGA